The following are from one region of the Ananas comosus cultivar F153 linkage group 20, ASM154086v1, whole genome shotgun sequence genome:
- the LOC109725481 gene encoding alpha-humulene synthase-like → MEKSKFNPEKVGRKSGEHHPSLWGDYFITCNPTFSSQQKLWMEQKVEELKEVVKEKLRSTTDLHESMSLIDAIQHLGIDYHFEEEIDKALDCLYNSELECFDLHEVALRFRLLRQHGFRVSADEFTKFKDDKGNFTETLRNDPRGLLSLYNAAYLGTRGENILEEAISFARIHLESIANNLKPPLANQVSRALVTPLSRSVKRLETRYYISDYEMEDKRDDTIFELAKLDFNLLQTLHREELKSISLWWKDFELEDKLCYVRDRIVELYFWILGVYFEPHYSRARMIATKAISFVCILDDTYDVYGTLEECRLLTDAIQRWDTKSVDQMPTYLKHLFLKLVKTFKEFEDELASEDKYRVSYLREMVNYSFCLSLINY, encoded by the exons ATGGAGAAGAGTAAGTTTAATCCTGAAAAAGTTGGGCGCAAATCTGGCGAGCATCACCCCTCGCTTTGGGGTGATTATTTCATTACCTGCAACCCAACATTTTCTTCACAACAG AAGTTATGGATGGAGCAGAAAGTTGAAGAATTGAAGGAAGTAGTAAAGGAAAAACTACGTAGTACTACTGATTTACATGAAAGTATGAGTTTGATTGACGCAATACAACATCTCGGAATAGACTATCACTTTGAAGAGGAGATCGACAAGGCATTAGACTGCCTCTACAATTCGGAGTTAGAATGCTTCGATCTCCATGAAGTTGCTCTCCGATTTCGGTTGCTTAGACAGCATGGATTTCGTGTCTCCGCag ATGAGTTTACCAAGTTCAAAGATGACAAAGGGAATTTCACTGAAACCTTAAGGAACGATCCTAGGGGCTTATTGAGCCTATATAATGCGGCTTATCTCGGAACTCGTGGCGAGAACATACTCGAAGAAGCCATTTCATTTGCGAGAATTCACTTGGAATCTATAGCAAATAACTTGAAACCTCCACTAGCGAACCAAGTATCGCGCGCACTTGTGACGCCATTGTCGAGGAGCGTGAAAAGGCTAGAGACGAGATATTACATATCCGACTACGAGATGGAGGATAAAAGGGATGATACTATATTTGAGCTTGCAAAATTAGATTTCAATTTGTTGCAAACTCTTCATCGTGAAGAGCTCAAGAGTATCTCTTT GTGGTGGAAAGATTTTGAACTCGAAGATAAATTATGTTATGTACGGGATAGAATTGTCGAACTCTACTTCTGGATTTTAGGAGTGTATTTTGAGCCTCATTATTCTCGTGCACGCATGATAGCCACAAAGGCGATATCATTTGTTTGCATTTTAGATGATACTTATGATGTCTACGGCACTTTGGAGGAGTGTCGGCTGCTCACTGATGCAATACAAAG GTGGGACACAAAGTCGGTTGATCAAATGCCTACATATTTGAAACATTTGTTTCTCAAATTAGTCAAGACCTTCAAAGAATTCGAGGATGAACTTGCATCGGAAGATAAGTATCGCGTTTCTTATCTTAGGGAAATGgtaaattattctttttgtctttctttaattaattactag